A window of Paenibacillus sp. 19GGS1-52 contains these coding sequences:
- a CDS encoding TetR/AcrR family transcriptional regulator, translating into MAEDSTAGQNSADEQWVEELLSISKEEKMTPKQISILQAAIDVFSEKGFSATATSEIAQKAQVAEGTIFRYYKTKKELLLAIVGPTMSRMIAPFVLRNFNGVLDVPFDSYEEFLRAFIVNRLEFARKNFKIIKIVIQEIPFQPALREEFMENVMSKVLERVVAITEHFKEKGQLIDVPTPAILRFTISSAVGYLLTRLLLQPEKDWNDEEEINLIVRFILHGIGGSPSE; encoded by the coding sequence ATGGCGGAAGATAGTACTGCTGGGCAGAACTCAGCGGATGAGCAGTGGGTTGAAGAACTGCTATCCATTAGTAAAGAAGAGAAAATGACCCCCAAGCAGATTTCTATACTGCAGGCGGCGATTGATGTGTTCTCTGAAAAGGGGTTTTCGGCCACGGCTACCAGCGAAATTGCTCAAAAGGCGCAGGTAGCAGAGGGGACGATTTTCCGCTATTACAAGACGAAGAAAGAATTGCTGCTCGCTATTGTCGGACCCACGATGAGCCGCATGATCGCCCCTTTTGTGCTGCGTAATTTCAATGGCGTTTTGGATGTTCCTTTTGACAGCTATGAAGAGTTTCTGCGGGCGTTTATCGTTAACCGGCTTGAATTCGCTCGTAAGAACTTCAAAATTATCAAGATTGTCATCCAGGAAATCCCCTTCCAACCTGCGCTCAGAGAAGAGTTTATGGAGAATGTCATGAGTAAGGTACTGGAGCGTGTAGTCGCTATTACAGAGCACTTTAAGGAAAAAGGCCAGCTCATTGATGTTCCTACGCCTGCTATTCTTCGCTTCACCATCTCTTCTGCTGTCGGCTATTTGCTTACCCGTCTGCTGCTGCAGCCGGAGAAGGATTGGAACGATGAGGAAGAGATCAACCTGATCGTCCGATTTATTTTGCATGGGATCGGTGGATCGCCGTCGGAGTGA
- a CDS encoding ABC transporter permease, with protein MRIKAITLRILQQFIHDKRTMALMFLAPLLVLSLMSLVFNGKTYVPKFGVSGQATILSTTLEKHDAEVTTYTTAELAQTALKESKIDALITMNGTAIQVELEGSNPTANRAVMMVLEVTAQNLLPATQVQVLPQISYLYGSADMKTIDRFGPIMIGVFVFFFVFLIAGVSFLRERTTGTLERLLSTPLKRWEIVLGYVCGFGIFTVLQALLISWYSIQVLGIIMTGSFGYVMLMTLLLSMAALTLGTLLSAFAANELQMIQFIPLIIVPQIFLSGLFPLDTLPLWLQRVGLATPLYYGAEALMNIMIRGKGWSAIALDVYVLIGFSLLFMLLNVLALRKHRKM; from the coding sequence ATGAGAATCAAAGCGATAACTCTGCGTATTCTACAGCAGTTTATTCACGATAAACGAACGATGGCGCTGATGTTTCTTGCTCCACTACTCGTCCTAAGTCTGATGAGTCTCGTCTTCAACGGGAAAACTTATGTCCCGAAGTTCGGCGTTTCCGGCCAAGCAACGATTCTATCCACCACTCTGGAGAAACACGATGCGGAGGTCACGACATATACCACAGCGGAGCTTGCTCAGACTGCGCTTAAAGAAAGTAAGATTGATGCCTTAATCACGATGAATGGAACCGCAATACAGGTTGAACTGGAAGGAAGCAACCCAACCGCGAATCGGGCGGTAATGATGGTGCTGGAAGTTACTGCGCAGAATCTTCTCCCTGCTACACAAGTTCAGGTACTACCACAGATTAGCTACTTGTACGGCTCTGCCGATATGAAGACGATTGACCGTTTCGGTCCGATTATGATCGGCGTATTCGTATTCTTTTTCGTATTCCTGATCGCCGGTGTTTCCTTCCTGCGAGAACGAACTACGGGTACATTGGAGCGTCTGCTCTCCACACCGCTTAAGCGTTGGGAAATTGTGCTTGGTTACGTGTGTGGCTTCGGGATATTCACTGTATTGCAGGCACTGCTGATCTCCTGGTATTCCATACAAGTACTCGGCATTATTATGACGGGGAGTTTCGGGTATGTCATGCTTATGACGCTGCTGCTGTCCATGGCGGCTTTGACGCTTGGCACATTACTGTCGGCTTTTGCTGCTAATGAGCTGCAGATGATCCAATTCATCCCGCTCATTATTGTGCCACAAATATTCCTCAGCGGTCTGTTCCCGCTCGATACTCTCCCACTCTGGCTGCAGCGGGTGGGTCTTGCAACACCTCTATATTATGGTGCAGAAGCACTGATGAATATCATGATTCGTGGCAAAGGCTGGAGTGCGATCGCACTGGATGTATACGTGCTGATCGGCTTTTCGCTGCTATTCATGCTGCTGAATGTATTAGCTCTGCGCAAGCACCGCAAAATGTAA
- a CDS encoding ABC transporter ATP-binding protein yields MDTGKPVISVRNVGRAFGSKQVLEDISLEVEQAETFGILGPSGSGKTTLVKLLTGIDETTSGEVFVLGVKMPKLAMLQQIGYMAQSDALYTELSAKENLEFFAALYGLKGEQRSRRIKAVMELVDLEEHLRKRVDQYSGGMKRRLSLAIALLHEPPLLILDEPTVGIDPVLRLSIWKELKALNRKGTSIVLTTHVMDEAEKCDRLAMIRDGKLLAVDTPTGLLQATSTASIEEAFLYYGGVRS; encoded by the coding sequence ATGGACACAGGAAAGCCTGTTATTTCAGTACGCAATGTAGGGAGGGCCTTTGGCAGCAAACAAGTATTGGAGGACATTTCGCTTGAAGTAGAGCAAGCAGAAACCTTCGGCATTCTAGGCCCTTCCGGCTCTGGCAAAACAACTCTGGTGAAGCTGCTGACAGGAATTGACGAAACCACTTCGGGGGAGGTATTTGTGCTTGGCGTCAAAATGCCTAAACTCGCTATGTTGCAGCAAATTGGCTACATGGCTCAATCCGATGCTCTATACACAGAACTAAGTGCGAAAGAGAATTTGGAGTTCTTCGCTGCGTTATACGGGTTGAAAGGAGAACAACGCTCCCGCCGTATTAAGGCTGTAATGGAGCTAGTAGATCTGGAGGAGCATTTGCGTAAAAGAGTGGACCAATATTCTGGGGGAATGAAACGCCGTTTGTCACTGGCTATTGCCCTGCTGCATGAACCGCCGCTACTCATCTTAGATGAACCGACGGTAGGAATCGATCCGGTGCTGCGTCTGTCGATCTGGAAGGAACTCAAAGCGTTGAACCGCAAAGGAACCTCGATCGTGTTGACGACCCATGTGATGGATGAAGCGGAGAAATGTGATCGGCTCGCTATGATCCGGGATGGCAAGCTGCTTGCAGTCGATACTCCAACAGGTTTGCTGCAGGCTACTAGTACAGCCTCCATTGAGGAAGCCTTTTTATATTATGGAGGTGTCCGTTCATGA
- a CDS encoding phosphate ABC transporter substrate-binding protein: MKVFKKFTATALTAIIVVTASFAGIAAAADSVKGKITVNGSTALLPLTLQAAKEFQKLHPKVKIAASGKGSVTGPQAVKKGIADIGACDWDASMDVPGFKAFDGQVANKVAVIPFATIVNKNVGVDSLTTEQLQGIFSGKTTNWKEVGGADADIVVITRAFGSGTRVNYQAKALAGGDITKKSKNYKETGSSGDMKTAVATTPNSIGYIDLVYVSGGDIKAVKFNGVAASTDNVINGSYKIWAYGYYMTKGQPTGVTKQFIEYVQSKKFQQGSLKKLKFIPIAAMK, from the coding sequence ATGAAAGTTTTCAAAAAATTCACAGCAACGGCTCTTACAGCTATTATTGTAGTAACCGCATCATTTGCTGGGATCGCAGCAGCAGCAGACTCAGTTAAAGGAAAAATCACAGTAAATGGTTCCACAGCACTTCTTCCACTGACACTGCAGGCAGCTAAGGAATTCCAGAAATTGCACCCTAAGGTGAAGATTGCGGCTTCCGGTAAAGGATCAGTTACCGGACCACAAGCAGTGAAGAAAGGCATCGCTGATATTGGCGCTTGCGACTGGGATGCAAGTATGGACGTTCCAGGCTTCAAAGCCTTTGACGGACAGGTGGCGAATAAAGTAGCCGTAATTCCTTTTGCTACTATTGTGAATAAAAATGTTGGTGTGGATAGCCTGACTACAGAACAGCTTCAAGGTATTTTCTCCGGTAAAACAACGAACTGGAAAGAAGTTGGCGGAGCAGATGCAGATATCGTAGTTATCACTCGTGCCTTCGGTTCAGGAACACGCGTTAACTATCAAGCCAAAGCTCTGGCTGGCGGCGACATCACCAAGAAATCTAAGAACTACAAAGAAACCGGTTCAAGCGGTGACATGAAGACAGCCGTTGCAACAACACCTAACTCTATCGGTTATATTGACCTTGTCTATGTAAGTGGCGGCGATATCAAGGCTGTGAAATTCAATGGTGTAGCAGCTTCTACAGATAATGTTATCAACGGTTCTTACAAGATTTGGGCTTATGGTTACTACATGACTAAAGGTCAGCCTACTGGCGTTACCAAACAATTCATCGAATACGTTCAAAGCAAAAAGTTCCAACAAGGTTCCCTGAAAAAGCTTAAATTCATTCCGATTGCAGCAATGAAATAA
- the pstC gene encoding phosphate ABC transporter permease subunit PstC yields MGAPVHNLASRVKGSVTEVTADSKRHGRHLLSNTIFKYYFLFSILALCFVLGLVIIFIGKTALLLFGHISPADFFLSFNWTPEDEAFGAAAFIVNTLSLTAITLLIAVPISVGMAVLCAEIAPVWMKTFIRPVLDLLVGIPSIVYGYLGLTVLLPFLRQISGQSLGDGLLAAALVLALMVLPTICRISDDAIVSVPRKYRDAAYALGSTRLQVIVRVVLPAASRGIISAVILGMTRAVGETMAVVMVIGNTPQLAKTLFTPTSVLTSNIVMQISNVEFDSTWNYALHMMAFLLLIISFVLILIIRILGRKRRDAA; encoded by the coding sequence ATGGGGGCACCAGTCCACAACCTGGCATCCAGGGTAAAGGGGAGCGTTACTGAGGTAACCGCAGACTCCAAACGTCATGGCAGACATCTGCTAAGCAATACGATATTCAAATACTATTTTTTATTCAGCATCCTTGCGCTTTGTTTCGTGCTTGGACTTGTCATTATATTTATCGGCAAAACGGCACTGCTTCTGTTCGGCCATATCTCACCTGCGGACTTCTTTCTCTCTTTCAACTGGACGCCAGAGGATGAAGCCTTCGGAGCAGCTGCCTTCATCGTAAATACACTTTCATTGACTGCTATAACACTGTTGATTGCTGTTCCCATTTCTGTAGGCATGGCAGTGCTTTGTGCAGAAATTGCTCCGGTATGGATGAAGACCTTTATTCGGCCTGTGTTAGATTTGCTGGTCGGGATTCCTTCCATTGTTTATGGTTACCTCGGTCTGACGGTGTTATTGCCCTTCCTCCGTCAAATCAGCGGACAAAGCTTGGGTGATGGCCTGCTGGCAGCAGCGCTTGTTCTGGCATTAATGGTTCTGCCGACGATTTGCCGGATTAGTGACGATGCCATTGTTTCTGTTCCACGCAAATATCGCGATGCCGCATATGCTCTTGGTTCTACCCGCTTACAGGTAATTGTTCGTGTCGTACTGCCTGCGGCAAGCAGAGGCATTATCTCAGCCGTGATTCTTGGCATGACTCGCGCAGTGGGGGAGACGATGGCTGTAGTAATGGTTATCGGCAACACCCCTCAACTGGCGAAGACGCTGTTCACACCAACCTCTGTCCTGACTAGTAACATCGTTATGCAAATCTCCAATGTGGAGTTTGATTCCACCTGGAATTACGCGCTGCATATGATGGCATTTTTGCTGCTTATTATCTCATTTGTACTGATTCTGATCATTCGGATATTGGGCAGAAAAAGGAGGGATGCAGCATGA
- the pstA gene encoding phosphate ABC transporter permease PstA, which produces MNGFSRTKYTARAQRNNRLATIGFYILGALVMLLIFWMLFTILSKGLPSLRPDFLIKNTEEMDAGGGIGPVLFNSFYILFISLLISIPLGVGAGIYMAEYAPDNKFTGGLRICVEALSSVPSIVFGLLGLAIFAEYFDVGLTILGGGVSLALLNLPMLARVTEEAIRAVPGEIREAGYALGMTKFHVIRTVVVPVALPAIVTGVCLVAGRAFGESAVIILTAGLSTSGEMWDFNLFSPGETLAVHLWYVQSEAIVEDAKQIADKSAAVLVFVVLLINFAFRFPLWLGNRRRGR; this is translated from the coding sequence ATGAACGGCTTCTCACGTACGAAATATACTGCACGCGCGCAAAGGAATAACCGACTCGCAACAATAGGATTCTATATCCTTGGTGCATTGGTGATGCTGCTCATCTTCTGGATGCTCTTCACCATTCTAAGCAAAGGTTTGCCTTCGCTTAGACCTGATTTCCTGATCAAGAATACGGAAGAAATGGATGCAGGCGGCGGTATTGGCCCCGTGTTGTTCAATTCCTTCTATATTCTGTTTATTTCCCTGCTGATATCGATTCCTCTCGGAGTTGGAGCCGGGATTTATATGGCCGAGTATGCACCTGATAACAAGTTTACCGGTGGCCTGCGCATCTGTGTAGAAGCCTTATCTTCAGTGCCTTCTATTGTGTTCGGTCTGCTAGGCCTGGCTATTTTTGCTGAATACTTTGATGTCGGCCTGACCATTCTGGGAGGCGGCGTCAGCTTGGCACTGCTAAATCTACCAATGCTGGCACGGGTTACGGAGGAAGCCATACGTGCGGTTCCTGGCGAGATCCGGGAGGCTGGCTATGCACTCGGCATGACCAAATTCCACGTCATCCGTACTGTCGTAGTACCGGTTGCTTTACCCGCTATTGTTACCGGAGTCTGTCTTGTTGCAGGACGCGCTTTCGGGGAGTCCGCAGTCATTATTCTCACGGCTGGTCTCAGCACCTCAGGCGAAATGTGGGACTTCAATCTGTTCTCGCCTGGTGAGACACTGGCTGTACACTTATGGTATGTACAATCTGAGGCGATTGTAGAGGATGCGAAACAGATTGCTGATAAGTCAGCAGCAGTGCTCGTATTTGTAGTCTTGTTAATCAATTTCGCCTTCCGGTTTCCATTATGGCTTGGAAATCGCCGTCGTGGACGCTGA